The following are encoded in a window of Leptodactylus fuscus isolate aLepFus1 chromosome 9, aLepFus1.hap2, whole genome shotgun sequence genomic DNA:
- the SLC5A9 gene encoding sodium/glucose cotransporter 4 isoform X2 encodes MDNVTEAPSTDPKPANFGVGDIIVVVVYFVFVLAVGIWSSVRASRGTVGGYFLAGRSMTWWPIGASLMSSNVGSGLFVGMAGSGAAGGLAVGGFEWNASWVLVALGWIFVPVYIASGVVTMPEYLEKRFGGHRIRIYMSVLSLILYIFTKISTDIYSGALFIQVSLGWNIYLATVILLVVTAIYTVAGGLSAVIYTDTLQTVIMVVGAFVLMFISFDKIGWYTGLEEKYMAAIPKVIVPNTTCHLPRSDAFHMLRDPITGDLPWPGLIFGLTILATWVWCTDQVIVQRSLSAKNLSHAKGGSIVGGYLKILPTFFVVLPGMISRALYPDEIGCVHPDECRKHCGIDVSCSNIAYPKLVITLLPVGLKGLMIAVIMAALMSSLTSIFNSASTIFTLDVWLRIRKNAKEQELMIVGRVFIVILVVISILWIPIIQAANSGLLFDYVQSVTSYLSPPVTAIFILAIFIKRVNEPGAFWGLLIGLVVGLIRMIMDFVYRGPNCGEKDTRPVILKDVHYLYFAILLFGFTSAVCIVISLFTEAIPDDELGRMTWWTRKRSDETHSLEDETDFSDDIATISSAIPPIEKEPEGSVIPQGKYLEDDSSFQEQKPSGDASTYSCWKKLYFWFCGISTQPEARMSKEEEMKLKRKLTSIEEKPLWRNVCNINAVILLAINVFLWGYFG; translated from the exons ATGGACAATGTCACCGAGGCGCCATCTACTGATCCGAAGCCTGCCAACTTTGGGGTTGGAGATATCATTGTCGTTGTGGTTTATTTTGTGTTTGTGcttgcagttggaatatgg TCTTCTGTCCGTGCAAGTCGTGGGACGGTAGGAGGATATTTCCTGGCAGGAAGATCAATGACCTGGTGGCCT ATCGGTGCATCCTTGATGTCCAGCAATGTCGGCAGTGGCCTCTTTGTGGGGATGGCGGGATCGGGAGCTGCAGGAGGTTTGGCAGTCGGAGGTTTCGAATGGAAT GCAAGTTGGGTGCTGGTCGCCCTTGGATGGATCTTTGTACCTGTATACATTGCCTCTGGAGTAGTCACCATGCCAGAGTACTTGGAAAAGCGTTTCGGTGGTCATCGGATTCGTATCTACATGTCCGTCCTATCGCTCATCCTCTACATCTTCACTAAAATATCG ACAGATATTTACTCCGGAGCCCTCTTCATCCAGGTCTCTCTGGGCTGGAACATCTACCTGGCCACAGTCATATTACTAGTAGTCACAGCGATTTACACTGTTGCTG GTGGATTATCTGCCGTGATCTACACTGACACCCTGCAGACGGTcatcatggtggtgggagcctttGTCCTCATGTTTATAT CTTTTGACAAAATTGGCTGGTACACAGGACTGGAAGAGAAATACATGGCAGCCATCCCGAAAGTAATTGTTCCCAACACCACCTGTCACCTGCCCCGCAGCGATGCTTTCCATATGCTTCGTGACCCAATCACTGGAGACTTGCCATGGCCTGGTCTCATATTTGGGTTGACAATATTGGCCACTTGGGTTTGGTGCACTGACCAG GTGATTGTGCAGAGGTCTCTGTCGGCCAAAAACTTGTCCCATGCCAAAGGGGGCTCTATAGTTGGGGGATATTTGAAAATCCTGCCCACGTTCTTCGTGGTACTGCCTGGCATGATCAGCAGAGCGTTATATCCAG ATGAGATTGGCTGTGTCCACCCCGATGAATGCCGGAAGCATTGTGGCATTGACGTGAGCTGCTCGAATATTGCCTATCCCAAGCTGGTAATTACACTTCTGCCTGTTG gGTTGAAGGGTTTAATGATAGCAGTTATTATGGCGGCTCTCATGAGTTCCCTCACGTCCATCTTCAATAGTGCCAGTACTATTTTTACCCTCGATGTCTGGTTACGTATACGCAAGAATGCCAAAGAACAAGAGCTCATGATTGTTGGCAG AGTCTTCATTGTCATACTTGTGGTCATCAGCATTTTGTGGATCCCCATAATCCAAGCAGCAAATAGTGGTCTGCTCTTCGACTATGTGCAGTCTGTCACCAGCTACCTCTCTCCACCGGTCACTGCCATATTTATTCTGGCCATTTTTATTAAGAGAGTCAATGAACCA GGCGCTTTCTGGGGTCTGCTTATTGGCTTGGTGGTTGGCCTGATTAGAATGATTATGGATTTTGTATATCGAGGTCCAAATTGTGGGGAGAAGGACACGAGACCTGTGATACTCAAAGACGTCCACTACTTGTATTTTGCCATCCTTCTCTTTGGATTTACGTCAGCTGTCTGCATTGTGATCAGTTTGTTCACAGAAGCCATACCTGATGATGAG CTTGGCCGCATGACTTGGTGGACTCGAAAAAGATCTGATGAAACTCATTCATTGGAAGATGAAACAGATTTCTCAGATGACATTGCTACAATATCCTCAGCTATTCCGCCTATTGAGAAAGAACCAG AAGGAAGTGTCATACCACAAGGGAAATATCTAGAAGATGATTCTTCATTCCAGGAGCAAAAACCAAGCGGTGATG CGTCAACATATTCCTGCTGGAAAAAGTTGTACTTCTGGTTTTGTGGTATATCCACGCAACCTGAAGCCAGGATGTCCAAGGAAGAAGAGATGAAGTTAAAGAGAAAGTTGACCAGTATTGAAGAGAAGCCACTCTGGAGGAACGTGTGCAACATCAATGCGGTCATCCTCCTGGCCATCAATGTATTCCTCTGGGGTTACTTTGGATAA
- the SLC5A9 gene encoding sodium/glucose cotransporter 4 isoform X1: MDNVTEAPSTDPKPANFGVGDIIVVVVYFVFVLAVGIWSSVRASRGTVGGYFLAGRSMTWWPIGASLMSSNVGSGLFVGMAGSGAAGGLAVGGFEWNASWVLVALGWIFVPVYIASGVVTMPEYLEKRFGGHRIRIYMSVLSLILYIFTKISTDIYSGALFIQVSLGWNIYLATVILLVVTAIYTVAGGLSAVIYTDTLQTVIMVVGAFVLMFISFDKIGWYTGLEEKYMAAIPKVIVPNTTCHLPRSDAFHMLRDPITGDLPWPGLIFGLTILATWVWCTDQVIVQRSLSAKNLSHAKGGSIVGGYLKILPTFFVVLPGMISRALYPDEIGCVHPDECRKHCGIDVSCSNIAYPKLVITLLPVGLKGLMIAVIMAALMSSLTSIFNSASTIFTLDVWLRIRKNAKEQELMIVGRVFIVILVVISILWIPIIQAANSGLLFDYVQSVTSYLSPPVTAIFILAIFIKRVNEPGAFWGLLIGLVVGLIRMIMDFVYRGPNCGEKDTRPVILKDVHYLYFAILLFGFTSAVCIVISLFTEAIPDDELGRMTWWTRKRSDETHSLEDETDFSDDIATISSAIPPIEKEPGSVIPQGKYLEDDSSFQEQKPSGDASTYSCWKKLYFWFCGISTQPEARMSKEEEMKLKRKLTSIEEKPLWRNVCNINAVILLAINVFLWGYFG; encoded by the exons ATGGACAATGTCACCGAGGCGCCATCTACTGATCCGAAGCCTGCCAACTTTGGGGTTGGAGATATCATTGTCGTTGTGGTTTATTTTGTGTTTGTGcttgcagttggaatatgg TCTTCTGTCCGTGCAAGTCGTGGGACGGTAGGAGGATATTTCCTGGCAGGAAGATCAATGACCTGGTGGCCT ATCGGTGCATCCTTGATGTCCAGCAATGTCGGCAGTGGCCTCTTTGTGGGGATGGCGGGATCGGGAGCTGCAGGAGGTTTGGCAGTCGGAGGTTTCGAATGGAAT GCAAGTTGGGTGCTGGTCGCCCTTGGATGGATCTTTGTACCTGTATACATTGCCTCTGGAGTAGTCACCATGCCAGAGTACTTGGAAAAGCGTTTCGGTGGTCATCGGATTCGTATCTACATGTCCGTCCTATCGCTCATCCTCTACATCTTCACTAAAATATCG ACAGATATTTACTCCGGAGCCCTCTTCATCCAGGTCTCTCTGGGCTGGAACATCTACCTGGCCACAGTCATATTACTAGTAGTCACAGCGATTTACACTGTTGCTG GTGGATTATCTGCCGTGATCTACACTGACACCCTGCAGACGGTcatcatggtggtgggagcctttGTCCTCATGTTTATAT CTTTTGACAAAATTGGCTGGTACACAGGACTGGAAGAGAAATACATGGCAGCCATCCCGAAAGTAATTGTTCCCAACACCACCTGTCACCTGCCCCGCAGCGATGCTTTCCATATGCTTCGTGACCCAATCACTGGAGACTTGCCATGGCCTGGTCTCATATTTGGGTTGACAATATTGGCCACTTGGGTTTGGTGCACTGACCAG GTGATTGTGCAGAGGTCTCTGTCGGCCAAAAACTTGTCCCATGCCAAAGGGGGCTCTATAGTTGGGGGATATTTGAAAATCCTGCCCACGTTCTTCGTGGTACTGCCTGGCATGATCAGCAGAGCGTTATATCCAG ATGAGATTGGCTGTGTCCACCCCGATGAATGCCGGAAGCATTGTGGCATTGACGTGAGCTGCTCGAATATTGCCTATCCCAAGCTGGTAATTACACTTCTGCCTGTTG gGTTGAAGGGTTTAATGATAGCAGTTATTATGGCGGCTCTCATGAGTTCCCTCACGTCCATCTTCAATAGTGCCAGTACTATTTTTACCCTCGATGTCTGGTTACGTATACGCAAGAATGCCAAAGAACAAGAGCTCATGATTGTTGGCAG AGTCTTCATTGTCATACTTGTGGTCATCAGCATTTTGTGGATCCCCATAATCCAAGCAGCAAATAGTGGTCTGCTCTTCGACTATGTGCAGTCTGTCACCAGCTACCTCTCTCCACCGGTCACTGCCATATTTATTCTGGCCATTTTTATTAAGAGAGTCAATGAACCA GGCGCTTTCTGGGGTCTGCTTATTGGCTTGGTGGTTGGCCTGATTAGAATGATTATGGATTTTGTATATCGAGGTCCAAATTGTGGGGAGAAGGACACGAGACCTGTGATACTCAAAGACGTCCACTACTTGTATTTTGCCATCCTTCTCTTTGGATTTACGTCAGCTGTCTGCATTGTGATCAGTTTGTTCACAGAAGCCATACCTGATGATGAG CTTGGCCGCATGACTTGGTGGACTCGAAAAAGATCTGATGAAACTCATTCATTGGAAGATGAAACAGATTTCTCAGATGACATTGCTACAATATCCTCAGCTATTCCGCCTATTGAGAAAGAACCAG GAAGTGTCATACCACAAGGGAAATATCTAGAAGATGATTCTTCATTCCAGGAGCAAAAACCAAGCGGTGATG CGTCAACATATTCCTGCTGGAAAAAGTTGTACTTCTGGTTTTGTGGTATATCCACGCAACCTGAAGCCAGGATGTCCAAGGAAGAAGAGATGAAGTTAAAGAGAAAGTTGACCAGTATTGAAGAGAAGCCACTCTGGAGGAACGTGTGCAACATCAATGCGGTCATCCTCCTGGCCATCAATGTATTCCTCTGGGGTTACTTTGGATAA